In one Nostoc sp. GT001 genomic region, the following are encoded:
- a CDS encoding reverse transcriptase family protein, which yields MDWLGHHFARMDCRNKIVTFHSPSSDVITFRGDWCTSPVVIISSIRAHRLLMDGCQGYLASVHDLQKDVVQLADIPVARDFLEVFPEELPSIPPESEIEFEVDLMSGTRPISLAPYRMAPFELKELKAQLEELLDKGFIRPSTSPWGSPVLFVKKKDGSLRLCIDYRQLNRVTVKNKYPLPRIDELFDRFQGSSVFSKIDLRTGYHRIRVKDADVMKTAFRTRYGHFEFIVMPFGLTNAPTVFMALMNRVFQPYLDRFVVVFIDDILVYSRSDSEHEEHLATVLGVLREQRLYAKLSKCEFWLKSVAFLGHVISATGIAVDPSKIQAIENGRDRQP from the coding sequence ATGGATTGGCTCGGTCATCACTTTGCTCGGATGGATTGTCGTAATAAGATCGTGACTTTTCATAGTCCATCTAGTGATGTGATTACTTTCAGAGGAGACTGGTGTACATCTCCTGTAGTGATTATTTCTAGTATTCGTGCTCATCGACTTCTTATGGATGGATGCCAAGGTTACTTGGCAAGCGTTCATGATCTGCAGAAAGATGTAGTACAGTTAGCGGATATTCCAGTAGCTCGAGACTTTCTTGAAGTTTTTCCCGAAGAGCTACCATCTATACCGCCTGAGAGCGAGATCGAATTCGAGGTCGACTTGATGTCGGGAACGAGGCCAATTTCTTTAGCACCTTATCGAATGGCTCCGTTTGAACTTAAAGAGTTGAAAGCTCAATTAGAGGAGTTACTCGACAAAGGATTTATACGGCCGAGTACATCACCGTGGGGAAGTCCAGTTTTATTCGTGAAGAAGAAAGACGGTTCCTTACGTTTATGTATCGATTATCGACAGTTGAATCGAGTCACCGTGAAGAATAAGTATCCGCTTCCTCGTATCGATGAATTATTTGATCGGTTTCAAGGTTCTTCCGTATTTTCTAAGATCGATCTTCGGACCGGTTATCATCGGATACGAGTAAAAGATGCAGATGTAATGAAGACTGCATTTCGCACTCGTTATGGCCATTTTGAGTTCATTGTAATGCCGTTTGGTTTGACGAACGCACCGACAGTTTTTATGGCATTGATGAATAGGGTGTTCCAACCCTACTTAGATCGATTTGTGGTAGTGTTCATTGATGATATTCTCGTGTATTCTCGCTCGGATAGCGAACACGAAGAACACCTCGCGACCGTTCTCGGAGTTCTCCGTGAGCAACGACTTTATGCTAAGCTTAGCAAATGCGAGTTCTGGTTGAAGAGCGTGGCATTTCTAGGCCATGTGATTTCAGCAACGGGTATTGCAGTTGATCCTTCTAAGATTCAAGCGATCGAGAATGGGAGAGACCGACAACCGTGA
- a CDS encoding retrotransposon gag family protein, producing MRASSPSISQPSTGDPRIDHLLTALEQVNENMKLQNDAISGVARRQDAAEAAAILDRSDDRGKTLDRFHKHLDYKFSGLPNTISVDDWVEKVENVFKVLGVRAEFKVSFATYSFTDYALRWWATEDRTWREKGRDPTWHEFKVIFLDRFVPQDYREARIYEFLALTQGNMTVDQYDAKFNALSKYATYIVSTLRSSSI from the coding sequence ATGAGAGCTAGTTCTCCCAGTATTTCGCAACCTTCTACGGGCGACCCCCGTATCGATCATCTTCTCACTGCACTTGAACAAGTTAATGAAAATATGAAGTTGCAGAATGATGCGATTTCGGGTGTTGCGAGAAGACAAGATGCCGCTGAGGCAGCTGCTATTCTCGATAGATCGGATGACAGAGGAAAGACTTTGGATCGCTTTCATAAACATTTGGATTATAAATTTAGCGGACTTCCAAATACTATTTCCGTCGATGATTGGGTGGAGAAGGTCGAGAACGTCTTTAAAGTACTTGGAGTTCGAGCTGAATTTAAAGTGTCTTTTGCCACGTACTCTTTCACGGACTATGCTCTTCGGTGGTGGGCAACAGAGGACCGTACTTGGAGAGAGAAAGGTCGTGATCCCACTTGGCATGAATTCAAAGTCATATTTCTGGATCGCTTTGTGCCTCAGGATTATCGAGAGGCAAGAATCTACGAATTTTTAGCATTAACACAAGGCAACATGACGGTTGATCAATATGATGCTAAGTTTAATGCTTTATCTAAATATGCTACTTATATCGTATCTACTCTCAGAAGCTCGAGCATATAA